DNA sequence from the Sediminibacillus dalangtanensis genome:
TTGTGGATCAAACATCCGCGCAAATATTTAGAAAATTTAATCTAAGGGGAGGTCATTTACTTCATGAGAAAGGCAAATTGGCTATTGCTTGCAATGGCACTACTATTGAGTGTTTTCCTTGCAGCTTGTTCCGGCGGATCCAGTTCCGAAGGCGACAGCAGCGGTGAAGACACAGGATCAACGGAAGAAGGTACCGATGAAGGTACTTCAGAAGAAGGCGGAGAGGCGAGCGGCGAACAGGTGCTTAACCTGCTTGACACTTCACAAATTCCGACAATGGATTCTTCGCTAGCAACTGATGCAGTTGCATTCCAATACTTAGGCTCTACTATGGAAGGTCTTTACCGTCTAGGTGAAAATGCTGAACCGGTACCAGGTATTGCTGAAGGAGAACCAGAAGTAAGTGAAGACGGCTTGACTTGGAACATAAAATTACGTGAAGATGCAGTATGGTCCAATGGTGACCCGGTCACTGCCCACGATTTCGTATTCGCTTGGAGACGTGCTATCGATCCGGAAACAGGATCTGAATACGGCCCGTTCATGATGAACGACGTACTTAAAAACGCTACTGCCATCAACAATGGTGAAAAAGACCTTGAAGAGCTTGGCGTTGAAGCAGTCAGCGACTATGAACTGAAAATCACTTTGGAAAAAGCTGTACCATATTTCCACAGCTTGCTTACATTCGGTACTTACCTGCCGCTAAACGAAGACTTTGTAACAGAACAAGGCGACGACTACGCGCTAACTTCTGATAACTTGATTTACAACGGCCCATTCGTACTTGAAGATTGGGATCCGAAAGCAAACGAGTCATGGACAATGAAAAAGAACCCAGATTATTGGGATGCTGAAACTGTCCAGCTGGAAGAAATCAATGTAAATGTTGTAAAAGAAACAAGTACTGCGGTTAACTTATATGAAACGGGTGAAACAGACCGTGCTAGTTTGACTGCTGAATTCGTGGAACAATATGCAGGAACAGAAGATTACCGTACAATGCCTGAACCTACTTTGTTCTACTTGAAAATGAACCAGGCAAATGAATACCTTGCAAACCAAAACATCCGTAAGGCGATTGCGATGGCAATCAACAAACAGGATTTGGTCGATGTAATCCTTGCTAACGGATCAATTCCGGCTAACTTTGCAGTACCAGTTGATTTCACTACACATCCTGAATCTGGGGAAGATTTCCGTGATATCAATGGTGATTTGCTTACCACAGACAAAGAACAAGCGAAAGAATTGTGGCAAAAAGGTCTTGATGAGCTGGGTGTAGATTCTATCGAACTAGGCTATCTTGGCGGTGACACCGAAACTGCTACGGAAATGGACGCTTACATCAAGAACCAGCTTGAAGAAACGCTTGAAGGTTTGACTGTCAACATTTCTTCCGTACCATTTGAAGAGCGTCTTGCGAGAGATGAAGCTTCTGACTATGACATCCAAAATTCCGGCTGGGGTCCTGACTATCTTGACCCAAGTACATGGTTGAACATGTGGACTTCTGACAGCCCATATATGACAATGAACTATAACAACGAAGAATACGATGCATTGATCAAAGAAGCAAATAACGAATTATTAACAGATCTACCTGCACGTTATGACAACTTCCTTGAAGCAGAAAAAGTGCTGATGGATGATGCGGCAATCGCTCCTTTGTACCAGCGTTCCCGTGCATATCTGTGGAGACCATCTGTTAAAGGTGTTATTTTCAATCCAATGGGGGCAGACTTCTCATATAAGTGGGCTTATATCGAAGAATAAACTTGATAACTTTGAGATGATGTAATACCTCTTTGGTAGAGGAGAGGAGAGTGTACTGCCAGCTACTTGCCGGCGTATACTCTCTTTTTCAGTTTAACCAGATTGTTTGAATTATTAGAAGATTAAATATAATAGATTTAAATATAATAGATTAGGAGGGATAGGGATGGTTAGATATATACTGCAACGACTTGGCTATATGCTGCTTACGTTGTTTTTGATTGCTACATTTTCGTTCTTTCTCATGAAAATGCTGCCAGGCTCACCGATGAAAGCAGAGCAAAAGCTTTCCGAAGCACAGTTGGAAATCCTTTATGAAAAATATGACTTAAATGACCCAGTACCTGTACAATATATCAATTATTTAGGCAAACTTGTTCAAGGAGATTTAGGTGTATCATTCCAGATGAATAACCAGCCGGTAACTGCTTTGCTAGCTAACAGAATACCTGTTTCGGCACATTTAGGTTTCCAGGCGATGATTCTTGGAACCATTCTCGGTATGCTGCTCGGATTGGTGGCCGCTGTTCGAAATAACAGCTGGATCGATTATACATCAAACGTCATTTCGGTAATAGGAATATCGATTCCATCGTTTATTTTTGCCGGCTTACTTCAATACTTTGTCGGTGTCAAGCTAGGTCTTTTGCCAATCGCTTTCTGGGAAGGCTTCCAGCATACGATTATGCCGACAATAGCTTTGGCGATTTTTCCGCTCGCAATAGCGGCGCGTTTCCTGCGTACAGAGATGATCGAAGTACTTGGTTCAGATTACATTGTAACCGCACGGGCGAAAGGTGTTACAAAGGGTGGCATTATGTTCAAGCACGGCCTGCGTAATGCATTGATTCCTTTGGTAACTGTAATGGGACCGATGGCAGTCAGCCTTATGACAGGTACATTGGTTATCGAAAAGATTTTCTCGATTCCTGGTATTGGAGAACAATTTGTCACTTCGGTAACGACTGACGACTTTCCGGTTATTATGGGTACAACCCTTTTCTTCGCCTTCTTCTTCATCTTGATAATACTTGTAATCGATATACTGTACGGCATCATTGATCCGCGTATTCGATTAGCTGGAGGTAAAGATTGATGGACAAAGAAAAGTTAAATAAAGATCTGTTTGTACCTGCTAAGCCTGATGAAAATGAAAGTGAACAAATCCAGCGCCCTAACTTGACTTATTGGCAGGATGCCTGGAGACGTTTGAAAACGAACAAAGGGGCGATATTCGGACTGGTCGTGATCGTTTTGATTGGCATCATGTCCATAATCGGGCCCCACTTTAACGAAGATGGGGTAGATGACCAGGATTTAGGCTTGTCTAAGCTGCCTCCTCGTGTGCAAGGATTGGAATCTATTCAATGGCTGCGGCTCGATGGAACAAAATCGGAAACCTATGAAGCTGCCAGCGTCGATGCAGCCAAAGAACGGATGCGTCAGCGTTTTACCCAGACGGATGATGAATTCATTACTTATGATGTGAAACGTGAAGGCGATGGTAGTAAGGACTCTGCTAAAGTAACTGGCTACTATCATATTTATGAAGCAAAAGGAATTCAGGATGAGTATTTTTGGTTTGGTACCGATACATTGGGGCGTGACCTATTTACACGTACCTGGTATGGAACAAGGATTTCCTTGTTGATTGCGTTTGTTGCTGCGGCAATCGATATGCTGATTGGTGTAGCATATGGCGGTATTTCCGGCTACTTTGGTGGCAGGACAGATAACGTTATGCAGCGTATCATCGAGATACTTGTCGGCATTCCGAACCTTGTTGTGGTTATTCTGATGATCATGATACTCGACCCTGGTATAATTGCGATAATTATCGCGTTAACGATAACGGGCTGGACTGGAATGGCGAGAATTGTCAGGGGACAAGTACTCAAGTTGAAGGGTCAGGAGTTTGTATTGGCTTCTCGGACATTGGGATCCTCGCATCCTAGAATATTGTCGAAGCATCTGATTCCCAATACCATGGGGATGATCATTGTAAACACAATGTTCACCATCCCTAACGCCATTTTCTTTGAAGCGTTCTTGAGCTTTATCGGTTTGGGATTGCAGCCGCCGGATGCGTCGCTTGGTACATTGATCAACGATGGATTCAAAGCGTTGCAAATCAACCCGCATATCATGATTTTCCCTGCGATCGTCATTTCATTGATTATGATCGGATTTAATATTTTGGCAGACGGACTGCGTGATGCGTTAGATCCGAAGATGCGTGAATAGGAGGCATGTGCTGACATGGAGAATATTTTAGAAGTAAATGACTTACACATCTCCTTTGATACGTACGGCGGAGAAGTAAAAGCGGTACGCGGTGTTACCTTTGACTTAAAAAAAGGAGAAACATTAGCGATAGTGGGGGAATCTGGTTCTGGTAAATCTGTGACCACGAGAGCACTAGCGAGATTGATTCCCTCACCGCCGGGCCGGATAAAACAAGGAGAAATATTGTTTGATGGCAAAGACTTGGCAAAACTGAAAGAAAAAGAGATGCAGGAAATCCGCGGGAAAGACATTTCAACCATTTTCCAGGATCCGATGACATCTTTAAACCCGACGATGAAAATCGGAAATCAAATCATGGAAGGACTTATCAAGCACCAAAAAATGAGCCGTACACAGGCGAAAAGCCGTGCGGTCGAACTGCTGGAGCTTGTGGGACTTCCAAATCCGACGGAGAGAATCAACCAGTATCCGCACCAATTTTCAGGCGGGCAGCGTCAGCGGGTTGTCATTGCTATTGCGTTGGCATGTAATCCGAAAATCTTGATTGCCGACGAACCGACTACAGCATTGGATGTAACGATCCAGGCACAAATTTTAGAGTTGATGAAGGATATTCAAAAGAAAACAGAAAGCTCGATTATCTTTATCACCCATGATTTAGGAGTGGTGGCGAACGTCGCTGATCGTGTTGCCGTAATGTATGCCGGCAAAATCGTGGAAATCGGAACAGTAGATGAAATCTTCTATAATCCGAAACACCCATATACATGGGGATTGTTAGGATCGATGCCGACGCTTGACAATACAGAGGATAGCCTTATCGCTATTCCAGGTTCGCCTCCGGATATGCTGAAGCCGCCAAAAGGGGATGCTTTCGCTCCTCGGAACGAATATGCATTGGAAATTGATAAGGAAATGGAACCGCCGATGTTCAAGGTATCCGATACCCACTATGCGGCGACCTGGCTCTTGCATGAATATGCTCCGGACATTGAGCCTCCAGAGGCAGTTAAACGCCGTATGAAGGGATTTGCCCAGACAGGAGCCGGCGATTCGAAGGAAGGTGAACGGCCGTGACCGTGACTCAGGAAAAGTTATTGGAAGTAAGCAACTTAAAGCAATACTTTAAAACTGGCAGGCACAGTGTTGTAAAAGCAATAGACGGTATTTCTTTTGATATATATAAAGGAGAAACATTTGGCCTTGTTGGTGAATCGGGCTGCGGTAAATCAACAACCGGCCGTACGATCATTCGTTTGTATGATGCAACGGATGGAAATGTGAAGTTTAATGGTGAAGATGTACATGGTAAGAAAAACAGCCAGGATTTGAAAAAGTTCAACCAGAAAATGCAAATGATTTTCCAAGATCCATATGCTTCTTTAAATCCGCGTATGACTGTCATGGATATCATTGCAGAAGGACTGGATGTTCACGGCCTATCCAAAAGCCCGCAGGCACGTAAACAGCGGGTGGAAGAACTACTGGAAAGAGTCGGACTGAACAAAGAACACGCCAACCGTTATCCGCATGAATTTAGCGGTGGACAGCGGCAGCGTATTGGTATCGCCAGAGCTCTGGCAGTCGACCCTGAATTTATCATTGCCGACGAACCAATCTCTGCGCTTGATGTGTCCATCCAGGCGCAAGTTGTAAACCTGTTGAAAGAACTGCAAGAGGATCACGGATTAACCTATCTATTTATCGCACACGATTTGTCCATGGTAAAATATATCAGTGACCGCATTGGGGTTATGTATTTCGGAAAACTCGTGGAACTTGCAGACAGTGATGAACTGTACAAAAATCCTTTACACCCTTACACGAAATCACTGCTTTCGGCAATACCACTGCCAGACCCTGATTACGAAAGAAACCGCCAGCGTGTTGATTATGATCCAAGCCAGCATGATACCAGTGAAGAGCCGGAATTCCGGGAAATCACACCAGGCCATTGGGTATCATGTACCACAAAAGAATTTGAAGCATACAAGCAAGAGTTAAATAAAAATTGAAAATAGCAGAT
Encoded proteins:
- the opp3b gene encoding oligopeptide ABC transporter permease, whose product is MVRYILQRLGYMLLTLFLIATFSFFLMKMLPGSPMKAEQKLSEAQLEILYEKYDLNDPVPVQYINYLGKLVQGDLGVSFQMNNQPVTALLANRIPVSAHLGFQAMILGTILGMLLGLVAAVRNNSWIDYTSNVISVIGISIPSFIFAGLLQYFVGVKLGLLPIAFWEGFQHTIMPTIALAIFPLAIAARFLRTEMIEVLGSDYIVTARAKGVTKGGIMFKHGLRNALIPLVTVMGPMAVSLMTGTLVIEKIFSIPGIGEQFVTSVTTDDFPVIMGTTLFFAFFFILIILVIDILYGIIDPRIRLAGGKD
- a CDS encoding ABC transporter ATP-binding protein, with protein sequence MTQEKLLEVSNLKQYFKTGRHSVVKAIDGISFDIYKGETFGLVGESGCGKSTTGRTIIRLYDATDGNVKFNGEDVHGKKNSQDLKKFNQKMQMIFQDPYASLNPRMTVMDIIAEGLDVHGLSKSPQARKQRVEELLERVGLNKEHANRYPHEFSGGQRQRIGIARALAVDPEFIIADEPISALDVSIQAQVVNLLKELQEDHGLTYLFIAHDLSMVKYISDRIGVMYFGKLVELADSDELYKNPLHPYTKSLLSAIPLPDPDYERNRQRVDYDPSQHDTSEEPEFREITPGHWVSCTTKEFEAYKQELNKN
- a CDS encoding peptide ABC transporter substrate-binding protein, encoding MRKANWLLLAMALLLSVFLAACSGGSSSEGDSSGEDTGSTEEGTDEGTSEEGGEASGEQVLNLLDTSQIPTMDSSLATDAVAFQYLGSTMEGLYRLGENAEPVPGIAEGEPEVSEDGLTWNIKLREDAVWSNGDPVTAHDFVFAWRRAIDPETGSEYGPFMMNDVLKNATAINNGEKDLEELGVEAVSDYELKITLEKAVPYFHSLLTFGTYLPLNEDFVTEQGDDYALTSDNLIYNGPFVLEDWDPKANESWTMKKNPDYWDAETVQLEEINVNVVKETSTAVNLYETGETDRASLTAEFVEQYAGTEDYRTMPEPTLFYLKMNQANEYLANQNIRKAIAMAINKQDLVDVILANGSIPANFAVPVDFTTHPESGEDFRDINGDLLTTDKEQAKELWQKGLDELGVDSIELGYLGGDTETATEMDAYIKNQLEETLEGLTVNISSVPFEERLARDEASDYDIQNSGWGPDYLDPSTWLNMWTSDSPYMTMNYNNEEYDALIKEANNELLTDLPARYDNFLEAEKVLMDDAAIAPLYQRSRAYLWRPSVKGVIFNPMGADFSYKWAYIEE
- the opp3C gene encoding oligopeptide ABC transporter permease, which produces MDKEKLNKDLFVPAKPDENESEQIQRPNLTYWQDAWRRLKTNKGAIFGLVVIVLIGIMSIIGPHFNEDGVDDQDLGLSKLPPRVQGLESIQWLRLDGTKSETYEAASVDAAKERMRQRFTQTDDEFITYDVKREGDGSKDSAKVTGYYHIYEAKGIQDEYFWFGTDTLGRDLFTRTWYGTRISLLIAFVAAAIDMLIGVAYGGISGYFGGRTDNVMQRIIEILVGIPNLVVVILMIMILDPGIIAIIIALTITGWTGMARIVRGQVLKLKGQEFVLASRTLGSSHPRILSKHLIPNTMGMIIVNTMFTIPNAIFFEAFLSFIGLGLQPPDASLGTLINDGFKALQINPHIMIFPAIVISLIMIGFNILADGLRDALDPKMRE
- a CDS encoding ABC transporter ATP-binding protein — translated: MENILEVNDLHISFDTYGGEVKAVRGVTFDLKKGETLAIVGESGSGKSVTTRALARLIPSPPGRIKQGEILFDGKDLAKLKEKEMQEIRGKDISTIFQDPMTSLNPTMKIGNQIMEGLIKHQKMSRTQAKSRAVELLELVGLPNPTERINQYPHQFSGGQRQRVVIAIALACNPKILIADEPTTALDVTIQAQILELMKDIQKKTESSIIFITHDLGVVANVADRVAVMYAGKIVEIGTVDEIFYNPKHPYTWGLLGSMPTLDNTEDSLIAIPGSPPDMLKPPKGDAFAPRNEYALEIDKEMEPPMFKVSDTHYAATWLLHEYAPDIEPPEAVKRRMKGFAQTGAGDSKEGERP